The following coding sequences lie in one Oncorhynchus gorbuscha isolate QuinsamMale2020 ecotype Even-year unplaced genomic scaffold, OgorEven_v1.0 Un_scaffold_1718, whole genome shotgun sequence genomic window:
- the LOC124023912 gene encoding zinc finger protein 271-like: MSEPGSGCGVPAQRSSQLGPEMLSVMLDNSSQTVELNVIVKEEGEEREINEREEEEREEDRASVDSGEGPNPDPDNEPSSTASRLPGRGSYPCPQCEKSFSSSTNLKNHQRVHTGEKPFDCPTCGKSFSEKVNLKRHERVHSGEKPYHCTTCGKNFNHSGSLKQHLRIHTGEKPYHCSLCGKSFSRAGDLKTHQRSHSEEKPYHCSLCGKSFNQPGNLKSHQRIHIGEKPACALNLIVKEEEDEKEIDEKEKREVKEENSCVIDLGTSRVPGRGSYPCPQCGKSFSSSGNLKNHERVHTGEKPFHCATCGKSFSEKVNLTRHERVHSGEKPYHCTQCGKSFNHSGSLKEHQRVHTGEKPYHCSLCWKSFSQPGNLKKHQRIHTGEKPYHCSLCGKNFRFAGDLKNHQRSHSEEKPYHCSLCGKGFTQLRILKSHQRIHIGEMPVCAFNVFLQEEESEREINVEEKRDVEEEEDNSGVVDPDISRLLGRGRYPCPQCEKSFRSS, from the exons ACCAGGTTCTGGTTGTGGTGTTCCAGCCCAGAGAAGCTCACAGCTGGGTCCAGAGATGCTGTCAGTGATGCTGGATAACAGCAGTCAAACAGTGGAACTCAATGTGATTGTCAAGGAGGAGGGCGAGGAGAGAGAAATCAATGAGCGGGAGGAGGAAGAGCGAGAGGAGGACAGGGCCTCTGTTGACTCAG GAGAGGGCCCcaacccagacccagacaacGAGCCCAGTTCCACAGCATCAAGACTACCTGGGCGTGGGAGTTACCCATGCCCTCAATGTGAGAAGAGTTTCAGTTCCTCAACTAACCTAAAGAATCATCAAAGagtacacactggagagaaacctttcGACTGCCCAacatgtgggaagagtttcagtgAGAAAGTAAACCTTAAGAGACACGAGAGAGTACAtagtggagagaagccttaccactgcaccACATGTGGGAAGAACTTCAATCATTCAGGAAGCCTTAAGCAACACCtgcgaatacacacaggggagaaaccttacCACTGCTCTCTTTGCGGGAAGAGTTTCAGTCGGGCAGGAGACCTGAAGACTCACCAGAGATCCCACAGTgaagagaagccttaccactgctctctTTGTGGGAAGAGTTTCAATCAGCCAGGAAACCTAAAAAGTCATCAGCGAATACACATTGGAGAGAAGCCTGCCTGTGCTTTAAATTTGATtgtcaaagaggaggaggatgagaaggaaatcgatgagaaggaaaagagagaagttAAGGAAGAAAATAGTTGTGTAATTGACCTAGGTACATCAAGAGTTCCTGGTCGTGGAAGTTACCCCTGTCCtcaatgtggaaagagtttcagTTCTTCAGGTAATCTAAAAAATCACGAGAGAGTAcatactggagagaaacctttCCACTGTGCCacatgtgggaagagtttcagtgAAAAAGTCAACCTCACGAGACACGAGAGGGTACAtagtggagagaagccttaccactgcacccaatgtgggaagagcttcaatcaTTCTGGAAGCCTTAAGGAACATCAAAGAGTgcatacaggggagaagccttaccactgctctctTTGTTGGAAGAGTTTCAGTCAGCCAGGAAACCTTAAGAAACACCAGAGAATacatacaggggagaagccttaccactgctctctGTGCGGAAAGAATTTTCGTTTCGCAGGAGACCTAAAGAATCACCAGAGATCCCACAGTgaagagaagccttaccactgctctctGTGTGGGAAGGGATTCACTCAGCTAAGAATTCTTAAAAGTCATCAGAGGATACATATTGGAGAGATGCCTGTCTGTGCGTTCAATGTATTTCtccaggaggaggagagtgagagggaaatcaatgtggaggaaaagagagatgttgaggaagaggaggacaataGTGGTGTAGTTGACCCAGATATATCAAGACTACTTGGTCGTGGTCGTTACCCCTGCCCTCAGTGTGAGAAGAGTTTCCGTTCCTCAA